Genomic segment of Arachis stenosperma cultivar V10309 chromosome 4, arast.V10309.gnm1.PFL2, whole genome shotgun sequence:
CATTTTTCGAAGGACAAGAATTCTGGTTCCTAGAGAAACCCCTTGGGTATCCTAGGGTTTGTGATGCTTGTAGAATGGACGTGCGAGGCTTTGTGTATCATCGCAAAGCTACAAAAGATGTCTACGACACAGGCTTGGATTTGCATCCATGTTGTTTGAAGCTAAGTCACAAGATTCCTTATAACGATTCAAATGCAACAAAGACACTCACATTGCGAAGAAATGTTGAGAAAAAGTGTGTCAAATGCAAGAGTCGTAAAGTTGGGGACGATAGCAAAGTTAAAGGGTGGTCATATTTAACTTCCGATGGAGATTGCTTTCATGTTTCTTGTTTTAAGGAACTGTTTCTTGAGAAAATCAGAGATCATTATTTCTCGGAAAAGAAGATTGTAGTGTCAAAAATGCAGACCAACATTGTTGAGAATAATACGAAATTTGTCAAAGTTGGAGGAGGATCATCAAATAATTCAAAAGGATCTTCATCACTAGCTAAGATAGTAGTGGTAAAGATAGCACCAGTGGTACTCAAGTTAATATTTTCAGCTATTTTTGgagatcctgtttcttttgttCTTGCTCTAGTGGAAGCCCTAGCTACTTCTATTAATTAATTTCATTATGCTCTTCTTTTTCTACCAGGGTGTTCACTTTTATTTCGACTAGGCAATAGATTGTGTTTATCTTTGTATGTGAGTTTGGTGTGGTTGTAATTCCTATAAGATCAATAGTACATTAGGAACTCATGTatcgttttcttcttcttaataATAGTGTGATTGTTAAGATTATAAGATGTGGATCAAGTAATAAGATTGGAGATAAAAATTGTTTTGCATGCATCTATTTTAGCTTCCTTATGTTTTCTGCATGCTGATGCAGTATCTATAGTAATCTggttcccttttctttttttcgtaCTTCTTTGATGTAgcttttctttatgttttaagGAGGTTTCTCCCGTAAAGATGCATAAAACATCTTTTTATAAAGATATTTATATGTCGTATTATCATTAGATATATTAATAAATtggttatttttaaaattttttaataaactataataaaatcgattttttttataacaataacaataaactCAATTATTATTAGATTTGGTCGAACCAATCAatttacataattcactagATTATgggttttttttgtttttttaaataaaaatcaggGATATATTTGtcttgttattaaaaaatttaaatatgattcgATTTAGATTGTGTAAATTGGTCGGTTTAAATTAGATCTAATAATTATAGTACGGACAATTGGATTTGTTATTGTTGCTATAATAAATCAATTTTgttctaatttattaaaaaatatattattaaccAGTTTAACAAAGATGTCCAATAATATTATGACATATATATTAACGtttttaaaaaaagacatttttaatGGAAGTGTTCTCCATATTTTAAAAGAAGCTgaataaaatatttcaaaagaGCCTTTTATATTTTGAGCCTGAAGAACAATTTTTGCGAGGTTAACAATTTAAGTATAGTGAAAATTACCAAAAATTCATTTTAATTGATTAAGTCAAAGATgtatttcttattttaaaaaaatttaaaaataaataaataatttatttaatatataactcaattaacttaatttaataaaaaaaaagatacatTTACATATTTATATTAGTAGAAGAATAAAAATCTTTATGacttaaaatatataaaactaACTCATAACATAattcaataatatatattaaattagaCTACTTCGATTAACAATACAAACATAAAAATATGATaactatttcaataaaaatattttttatttaaaaaatataacttatttatttagccacactttaaataaaaataacacttttataacatataaaaatttaattttacaatttatcatctattaattaaaataaaatatctttacATAATGACAATTATAAAATCTTCCTTCAAGTAGTCACCTAAACATATATACTATGCATCACATGATTTAATAATAAGGTTGCGAGAAGCGAACGGATCATTAAATCGGTCAAATAACTGATTCAATAGTTTAATGATTCAACCGTAATTGAACTGattttgttaaaatataaagtaaaattaattaaagatacaatatgaatcttttaaaatttaaattcaatcaTTCATGGCATAAAATTCTATATCCACATTCAATCAATAATCACCAACAatcaataataatatcaataattacTTGATTAGACAAAACTCACTCAAAACCATGTGTAATAGTGTACGTTTGATACGCTACTTTACCcatagttttatttattttattgtttgcTGTGTACTAGCTACTAGTGGCGTGTGgttcttgcatttgtccttgcATGATCAACCGCATCAATCTCTTCTTTCTGTTTATCTTGTATTATCAATTGAAGATTTTACAATTCTTTTGAAGTTACAACGGGAGTGGACGGGTTAAATCTTAAAACAATAAAAGTTTGAATTAGGATCATTGGCACTTTTTCTAACGGTGAGATCCAGCGGCGACGATGAAGACCAAACGACAAGGAGTAGCGGCGGGGGCAGCGAGAACCCTTCTCTTACCCTTCCCCCTTTTCTTCCCTGAATCCCCTCCCTCCCTTCTTCCTTAACGCGTTTTCCCTTCGCCTTTTTTCTTTACgcgttttttttctttttttatttattttaatttttttattaagaataatttaataataaaaataaaaaatttaataaaaataacaattttaaaattaaattaaatctttgaGACTATTTTATAATGGAAAAAAAGACTAAAGAccaaataaattttcaatttttatcttagaaaccaaaatcatacttaattcttaatttaattattaaaaagatgAGTTGAATGTCGTCACCACTCACTAATTTCTAACGAGATATTCTAGTAATTATCTTTGTGGAATTAATTGAATTGTTATTCTATATATACTTTCGAGCTACTTCTTACGAAGAAGCGAGTATGAAAGTTAGAACAACGCGGTTGGGGTCTATCGCGGAAAGAGGATCGGAAGAGGGAGAAGGGACGTGTTTTCTCACTCACTATtatactactactactactaataataataataataataatatttgagaTTAATAATAATAGCAAATGTTGTTGGCAATCATGCATTTATTGGTCAAAATAGTTGGGCtattattcttaatttcttaTTATGTGAAATTCCTGGCAGTTACATGCCTTGATAAATTCTAATTTGTTCTTACTATTTTAGTACTTGAAGCACTTGCAAGGCAATTACATGTTGCGTCAGTTACAACAAACATAATaatatactaataataataataataataataataataataataataataataataataataataataatatttgagaTTAATAATAATAGCAAATGTTGTTGGCAATCATGCATTTATGTGGTCAAAATAGTTGggctattattattattattattattattattattattattaagtttAATGGAAGTCGAATCATAATTCTTTATCATTGCACGAGTATCAGACAACAAAGATTCAAATATATAAAATCATTATAGTTTTAAATTCTTCTTAGTTGTTAACCCGTTATATCATTATAATTAATATCTTTAAATGTTGTTGGCACTCATGCATTTGTCTGGTCAAAATAGAtgggttattattattattatgaaaagaaaaaatacaagtagataatgaaaatattaaataacgTGAACAATGAATATATCAATGTTTAATTTACTAAGTGTGTGAatgatttttcaaatattaaGATTTAGTTAAGTAATTTGGATTAATTTTAAATCTCATTGTTGACAAAAGCTATTAACGATTATTATTATGTGAAATTCCTGCCGGTTACATGGCTTGATAAATTCTAATTTGTTATTGCTTGAAGCAGTAGCAAGGCAATTACATGTTGCGTCAGATACATACAGCATATATTAGTATAGTAGACGCTCTACCCTGGATTAGTTGCCTATAAATAGACACAAATTAAATGCACTCTCCAATTATACTTTCTATCCTTCATCTTCGGACATGGCTAGCAAAGCTCATGAGTCAGGTTCGAGGTACCATGAGGGTCGACGTTCCTCTACTGATTCCAGATACCACGAGAGACAACCTTCATCAAAATCTAGTCATTCAAAGCATCATGATAGTCAACATTCCTCAAATAGTTCGAGGCACCACGAGACTCCGCATCATGTGAGTCAACATTCATCAAGATCTGGTGGTTCAAAGCATCATGAGAGTCAACATTCATCAAGATCTGGTGATTCCAGATACCATTCAAGTCAACATTCATCAAGAATTGGTGGTTCAAGGCACCATGAGAGTCAACATTCATCAAAACATCATGAGAGTCAACATTCATCAAAACATCATGAGAGTCAACATTCAAGTCAACATTCATCAAGATCTGGTGATTCCAGATACCATTCAAGTCAACATTCATCAAGGCACCATGGGAGTCAACATTCAACTCGGCTTCCATCCTCTTCTACGTCTACCACATTTAGATCATACAGTTCAGTGCTACAACGGAGTCAACAAAGCTCATCCTCTTCTATAAAAAGTATGTATAATTATAACATGGATTTAATTTCTATATAGTATTGCAAAAcatttaaataaagatatacAGTTAGAAAAATGTTAGgtaatcaatatttttttaacattacttaattttttttattaaatatgttGACCCcctaataattttatacatagataattatatttctaatatattcattcacataaaaaattgttgagtttgagtgaatttttttaaaagttttttttatttgttttatgttaatttttttcttttagaaatttttagtGACTAACAGTCTTTTAACTATTTTGATGAGTATTtgactaatataaaatattaaattatttttaataaataaattttattaatttatatgtataaaatttaataaatataaatgtaaattatattaatttatattgacaaattttaataaatataaaaataaattatatattttttgtgtgtaAATCTTTGAACAAAATTTGAGTATTTAACTACTACCCTTGTACTGCATAACAGAAGACACGGGAATTAAGAAGAACCAGATTGTTCTTCCCGACCGTTTCCATGAACATGCTTTAACGATGATGTCAGCCGCCAGAGAACCATTTAGATGCAGTGGATGTAAGGAACAAGGGTTTGGACGAAGTTACCGATGTGAAAACAAAGGTTGCAGGTATGTCCTCCATGAAGAATGTGCAAACGCTGTTGTTCACCGTAAAAACCACGTAAGTCATTCATTTTTCGAAGGCCAAGAATTCTGGTTCCTAGAGAAACCCCTTGGGTATCCTAGAGTTTGTGATGCTTGTAGAATGGACGTGCGAGGCTTTGTGTATCATCGCAATGCTACAAAAGATGTCTACGACACAGGCTTGGATTTGCATCCATCTTGTTTGAAGCTAAGTCACAAGATTCCTTATAACGATTCAAATGCAACAAAGACACTCACATTGCGAAGACATGTTGAGAAAAAGTGTGTCAAATGCAAGAGTCGTAAAGTTGGGGACGATAGCAAAGTTAAAGGGTGGTCATATTTAACTTCCGATGGAGATTGCTTTCATGTTTCTTGTTTTAAAGAATTGTTTCTTGAGAAAATCAGAGATGATTATTTCTCGGAAAAGAAGATTGTAGTGTCAAAAATGCAGAGCAATGTTGTTGACAGTAATATGAAAGTTGTGAAAGTTGAAGGAGGATCATCAAATAATTCAAAAGGATCTTCATCACTAGCTAAGATAGTAGTGGTAAAGATAGCACCAGTGGTACTCAAGTTAATATTTTCAGCTATTTTTGGAAATCCTGTTTCTTTTGTTCTTGCTCTAGTGGAAGCCCTAGTTacttcttttaattaatttcattATGCTCTTCTTTTTCTACCAGGGTGTTCACTTTTATTTCGACTAGGCAATAGGTTGTGTTTATCTTTGTATGTGAGTTTGGTGTGGTTGTAATTCCTATAAGATCAACAGTACATTAGGAACTCATGTatcgttttcttcttcttaataATAGTGTGATTGTTAAGATAAGATGTGGATCAAGTAATAAGATTGGAGATAAAAATTGTTTTGCATGCATCTATTTTAGCTTCCTTATGTTTTCTGCATGCTGATGCAGTATCTAGAGTAATCTggttcgttttttttatttttttttgtattttttttttacttttttgatgtaccttttctttatgttttaaagGAAGCTGAATAAACTATTTCAAAAGAGCTTTTTATATTTGGGAGCCactatttttgtcaaaattagatgACGAAAAATCGATAAACCAAATTTTGAAtcgatttaaattaatatttttttttatagaaaatgactgCAATACTCCtattatagaaaataactaaaatgcttctactatatatatatattttaaaattttaagaaccATAAATCACAACTCTATGACGGTacagaaagaagagaaggattaggatttaggatttaggattctcaaaatttatacatataataataataataataataataataataataataataataataataagaataagagtattttagttattttttataatagagatattgtagttatttttataaaaaaatattaatttagatcgaTTCAAGATGTAGTTCATCGATTTTTCGGTCAAATCAGTTTATCTGatctaattttgataaaaataatacaatttaatcaattatatatattaaattttaattactaaaaaacatttaaaaaaaggTTTAAATGTCTTTATCTGAATAACTCCTTTTATATTTTGAGTCTAAAGAACAATTTTTGTGAGGTTAACAATTCAATTATAGTGAAAATAACCAAAAATTCATTTTTGAGGTATCTTTTGTTGTCAAAAGAATttagagaaaaataaataaataatttatttaatatataactcAATCAACTCAacttgataaaaaaattaaaaagatacaTATGCATATTTATActaatagaagaagaaaaatcttTATGAATTGAAATATATAAAACTAactcataatataatataataatatataataaattagaCTATTTTAATTAacaatacaaatatatatatatatatgtatatatatatatatatatatatatatatatatatatatatatatatatatatatatatatatatgtatatgtatgcTCTGCATCACATGAGGTTGAACCTGCTCTTCCTAACAGATCAGTTGAATGAAGCATGAcactaaattaaagtaaaatgtCTAACCTCCTCTTCCATCTTCTTCTGGATGTTGGCCATGTCAATCTACAAAATAACAGAAACTAATTGTATAAGATCGCAATCAGAAGAGAAGAAATAACATGTGCATTAATTTATGCAGGGGCATTGATTGCCTATCATACTTCAAACATCAAAAACTGTGAGATAAATAATTCATTGTGAATGAAACCAAGGAACAAGGACCAATTCGGTGATATCCAAAAAAACAACAATAGAGCAAAATAAGacatagaaataagaaaaataaaagaccataaataaaactaagagtaaagtatcgtttttatccttaacgtttggggtaagtcctatttgtgtccctaacgtttaaatcatcctatttttattcctaacgtttataaaagtgattcaatgttatcctactatcaattatactaacaaatcagattatatttttcaattattctcacttggatgtattcattctcaattagaTCTTACTTGGAtgtgttcgattttaatattatacccactatttgtgtttagattcaattatgtccctagaaaaatgaattatgtaaatgttgtaggaattagtttcaacttttgatgagctattttttggagtggatcatcgattctatcccagacatttgtattctaacttcaagaagagatttttaaaacaCAAACTAAAGTATTCATGATGTGTAATTGACGGCAGGATAACATTAaatcacttttacaaacgttaggaatacaaataggacgatttaaacgcTAGGAACACAAATAGgatttaccccaaacgttggggactaaaacgatact
This window contains:
- the LOC130973869 gene encoding uncharacterized protein LOC130973869 isoform X2 — protein: MASKAHESGSRYHEGRRSSTDSRYHERQPSSKSSHSKHHDSQHSSNSSRHHETPHHVSQHSSRSGGSKHHESQHSSRSGDSRYHSSQHSSRIGGSRHHESQHSSKHHESQHSSKHHESQHSSQHSSRSGDSRYHSSQHSSRHHGSQHSTRLPSSSTSTTFRSYSSVLQRSQQSSSSSIKNTGIKKNQIVLPDRFHEHALTMMSAAREPFRCSGCKEQGFGRSYRCENKGCRYVLHEECANAVVHRKNHVSHSFFEGQEFWFLEKPLGYPRVCDACRMDVRGFVYHRNATKDVYDTGLDLHPSCLKLSHKIPYNDSNATKTLTLRRHVEKKCVKCKSRKVGDDSKVKGWSYLTSDGDCFHVSCFKELFLEKIRDDYFSEKKIVVSKMQSNVVDSNMKVVKVEGGSSNNSKGSSSLAKIVVVKIAPVVLKLIFSAIFGNPVSFVLALVEALVTSFN
- the LOC130973869 gene encoding uncharacterized protein LOC130973869 isoform X1 → MASKAHESGSRYHEGRRSSTDSRYHERQPSSKSSHSKHHDSQHSSNSSRHHETPHHVSQHSSRSGGSKHHESQHSSRSGDSRYHSSQHSSRIGGSRHHESQHSSKHHESQHSSKHHESQHSSQHSSRSGDSRYHSSQHSSRHHGSQHSTRLPSSSTSTTFRSYSSVLQRSQQSSSSSIKKDTGIKKNQIVLPDRFHEHALTMMSAAREPFRCSGCKEQGFGRSYRCENKGCRYVLHEECANAVVHRKNHVSHSFFEGQEFWFLEKPLGYPRVCDACRMDVRGFVYHRNATKDVYDTGLDLHPSCLKLSHKIPYNDSNATKTLTLRRHVEKKCVKCKSRKVGDDSKVKGWSYLTSDGDCFHVSCFKELFLEKIRDDYFSEKKIVVSKMQSNVVDSNMKVVKVEGGSSNNSKGSSSLAKIVVVKIAPVVLKLIFSAIFGNPVSFVLALVEALVTSFN